A genomic window from Polaribacter gangjinensis includes:
- a CDS encoding LemA family protein, with protein sequence MKKWLIPVIIIVVVIFGFYSWAKNFNNTAVVLQEDAKTTWSNVESAYQRRNDLIGNLVKTVQGAADFEKETLTQVIEARSKATSTTIDANNLTAENMAQFQQTQAGLTGALSKLLLVVERYPDLKANANFLELQSQLEGTENRINVARDRFNEGVNNYNKHIKVFPNSFLAGIFNFDEMSRYKSNPGSENAPDVNFDFNKKKE encoded by the coding sequence ATGAAAAAATGGCTTATCCCAGTAATTATTATAGTAGTTGTCATCTTCGGATTTTACAGTTGGGCAAAAAACTTTAACAATACAGCAGTTGTTTTACAAGAGGATGCAAAAACTACTTGGTCTAATGTAGAAAGTGCTTATCAACGAAGAAACGACTTGATTGGAAACTTGGTAAAAACAGTACAAGGTGCTGCAGATTTTGAAAAAGAAACGTTGACTCAAGTGATTGAAGCACGATCAAAAGCAACCTCAACAACTATTGATGCCAATAATTTGACAGCTGAAAATATGGCGCAATTTCAACAAACTCAGGCTGGTTTAACGGGTGCGTTATCAAAATTATTATTGGTGGTGGAGCGTTATCCTGATTTGAAAGCAAATGCTAACTTTTTGGAATTACAGAGCCAATTAGAAGGGACTGAAAACCGAATCAATGTAGCAAGAGATCGTTTTAATGAAGGTGTAAACAACTACAATAAACATATCAAAGTATTTCCAAACAGCTTTTTAGCAGGGATTTTTAATTTTGATGAAATGAGTCGTTACAAATCAAATCCTGGTTCAGAAAACGCACCAGATGTAAACTTCGATTTCAATAAGAAAAAAGAATAA
- a CDS encoding SDR family NAD(P)-dependent oxidoreductase — MHFKNKIVIITGAASGIGKACAFQFAKKGATVVVADINLENAQKIADEIVTNQGNALPIKVNVAKFTDVEKLINTTVAEFGKIDIMINNAGIGPSYLKTHEATLRDWDRVISVNQTGVFYGMKLALQQFLIQGYGNIVNVASLAGLKASSHNISYSASKFAVVGMTKSAAMEYASQNIRINAVCPGYTASPLLDQLRNTKPEMDAKLKSVIPMKRYAKPDEIAAAVLWLASDETQFITGQTITLDGGTSL; from the coding sequence ATGCATTTTAAAAATAAAATTGTAATCATCACAGGAGCAGCTTCAGGCATTGGAAAAGCCTGTGCATTTCAATTTGCAAAAAAGGGTGCGACTGTCGTGGTTGCTGACATCAATTTAGAAAATGCGCAAAAAATTGCTGATGAAATTGTAACAAATCAAGGAAATGCGCTTCCAATAAAAGTAAATGTGGCAAAGTTTACTGATGTTGAAAAACTAATAAATACCACAGTAGCTGAATTTGGTAAAATTGATATTATGATCAATAATGCAGGTATTGGACCTAGTTATTTAAAAACCCACGAAGCAACTTTAAGAGATTGGGATCGTGTAATTTCTGTAAACCAAACAGGTGTTTTTTATGGGATGAAACTCGCATTGCAGCAATTTTTGATTCAAGGTTATGGAAACATTGTAAACGTTGCTTCTTTGGCAGGTTTAAAAGCTTCATCTCACAATATCAGTTACAGTGCTAGTAAATTTGCGGTCGTAGGCATGACTAAATCTGCAGCTATGGAATATGCTTCTCAAAACATCCGAATCAATGCGGTTTGTCCTGGGTATACAGCATCTCCTTTATTAGATCAATTGCGAAACACCAAACCCGAAATGGATGCTAAGTTAAAAAGTGTCATTCCAATGAAACGATATGCAAAACCTGATGAAATTGCAGCTGCTGTACTTTGGTTGGCTTCTGATGAAACTCAATTTATTACAGGACAAACAATTACCTTGGATGGTGGCACATCTTTGTAA
- a CDS encoding MerR family transcriptional regulator gives MHIDLPEKRYYKIGEVAQAFQVNTSLIRFWEKEFDVLKPKKNAKGNRLFTQEDLKNIKLIYNLVKENGFTLEGAKQKLKKNPTAIFHNHEIISRLEAVKAELIKIKNQL, from the coding sequence ATGCATATAGATTTACCCGAAAAAAGATATTATAAAATTGGTGAAGTAGCACAAGCATTTCAAGTAAATACTTCGTTAATTAGATTCTGGGAGAAAGAATTTGATGTTTTAAAACCCAAAAAAAACGCCAAAGGAAATAGGCTATTTACACAAGAAGACTTAAAAAATATCAAGTTAATCTATAATTTGGTAAAAGAAAACGGATTTACTTTAGAAGGAGCCAAACAAAAATTAAAGAAAAATCCAACAGCAATTTTTCACAATCACGAAATTATTAGCAGATTAGAAGCTGTAAAAGCAGAGCTTATCAAAATAAAAAATCAACTTTAA
- a CDS encoding M23 family metallopeptidase, with the protein MAKVKYYYDELTLSYRKIKVKKGDYYRRILFSFLAIILIAFLGFITFSQFIMSPKQRAQKRELENLKLHYELLTKRLEETAVILDEIQQRDNNIYRSYFEANPITDEQRKAGFGGINRYKDLEGYDNSQLIINLTKEVDILSKQLVVQSKSLDEIVNLAKDKENMLASIPAILPVKKEDFYVASGFQMRMHPILKINKFHKGMDFSAAKGTPIYASGNGRVILAERSSTYGNVVYISHGYGYQTIYAHMSKIATANGRYVKRGDLIGYVGNTGLSVSPHLHYEVLKNGVSLNPINFYYADLTLEEFAALQKASEDSQSLD; encoded by the coding sequence ATGGCGAAAGTAAAATATTATTATGATGAACTCACTTTATCTTATCGAAAAATTAAGGTAAAAAAAGGAGATTATTATCGAAGAATACTTTTTAGCTTTTTAGCGATAATATTAATTGCTTTTTTAGGATTTATTACTTTTAGTCAGTTTATCATGTCTCCAAAACAACGTGCTCAAAAACGTGAATTAGAGAATTTAAAATTGCACTATGAATTGTTAACTAAAAGGTTAGAAGAAACTGCTGTTATTTTAGATGAAATTCAACAACGAGATAACAATATTTATAGAAGTTATTTTGAGGCAAATCCTATCACTGATGAGCAGCGAAAAGCTGGTTTTGGAGGTATTAATAGATACAAAGATTTAGAAGGTTATGACAATTCGCAATTAATTATAAACCTAACCAAAGAAGTAGATATTTTATCAAAACAATTGGTGGTTCAATCAAAATCTTTGGATGAAATTGTAAACCTAGCAAAAGATAAAGAAAACATGTTGGCATCAATTCCGGCAATATTACCCGTAAAAAAAGAAGATTTTTATGTAGCATCGGGTTTTCAAATGAGAATGCATCCTATCTTGAAAATCAATAAATTCCATAAAGGAATGGATTTTTCTGCAGCAAAAGGAACTCCAATTTATGCCTCTGGAAATGGCAGAGTTATTTTAGCTGAAAGAAGCAGTACTTACGGAAATGTTGTGTATATTAGTCACGGTTATGGATATCAAACAATTTATGCTCATATGAGTAAAATTGCCACTGCAAATGGCAGGTATGTAAAAAGAGGCGATTTAATTGGATATGTTGGTAACACAGGATTGTCAGTTTCTCCACATTTGCATTATGAGGTTTTGAAAAATGGAGTATCATTGAATCCAATAAATTTTTACTATGCTGATTTGACTTTAGAAGAGTTTGCAGCATTGCAAAAAGCATCAGAAGATAGCCAATCTTTAGATTAA
- the alaS gene encoding alanine--tRNA ligase: MKSQDIRATFLRFFEEKSHLIVPSAPLVPKDDPTLMFVNSGMAPFKEYFLGNGIPKNNRIADTQKCLRVSGKHNDLEEVGYDTYHHTLFEMLGNWSFGDYFKKEAIAWAWELLTEVYKIDKDILYVTVFEGSEEDNLPMDTEAYELWKQFIPENRILKGNKKDNFWEMGDQGPCGPCSEIHVDIRSKEEKSKIDGKDLVNNDHPQVVEIWNLVFMQFNRKADGSLENLPNKHIDTGMGFERLCMVLQGVQSNYDTDVFTPIIREIETISDTKYGVNDKQDIAIRVICDHIRTVAFSIADGQLPSNTGAGYVIRRILRRAVRYGFTFLNKKEPFIYRLTTVLSEKMGVAFPELKEQKQLIENVIKEEEASFLRTLEQGLLLLDGIISSSKSTQISGEKAFELYDTFGFPIDLTSLILAEKGFTLDEKGFQEELQKQKNRSRAASETSTEDWVVIREDAFEEFVGYDYLEAEVKITKYRKVTSKKDGELYQLVFNLTPFYPEGGGQVGDKGFLKDHQGDLVYIIDTKKENNLIIHYTKNLPSHLNDVFQAVVSSEHRKLSASNHSATHLLHQALRSILGTHVEQKGSLVKPASLRFDFSHFAKVTADELRDIENFVNARIEGKLPLEEKRNIPLKQALEDGAMALFGEKYGDTVRSIKFGKSVELCGGIHVKNTSDIWHFKIISEGAVAAGIRRIEAITNEAVKNFYFDTHSTLSEIKSVLNNAQEPVKAVQNLQEENADLKKQIEQLLKEKAANVAETIQNQLQEISGVQFLATKVDLDANSIKNIAFGLGQKHQNLFLVFATSSGNDKAMITCYISKELAKERGFDAGKVVSELGKLIHGGGGGQNFFATAGGKNPGGIPKALEKAKEYVI; this comes from the coding sequence ATGAAATCTCAAGATATTCGTGCTACTTTTTTACGCTTTTTTGAAGAAAAATCGCATCTTATTGTTCCATCTGCACCTTTAGTTCCAAAAGACGATCCAACATTAATGTTCGTCAACTCAGGAATGGCGCCTTTTAAAGAATACTTTTTAGGAAATGGTATTCCTAAAAATAATCGCATTGCAGATACTCAAAAATGTTTGCGTGTTTCAGGAAAACACAATGATTTGGAAGAAGTTGGTTATGATACTTATCATCACACTTTGTTTGAAATGTTGGGAAATTGGTCTTTTGGAGATTATTTCAAAAAAGAAGCAATTGCTTGGGCTTGGGAATTGTTGACGGAAGTTTACAAAATCGACAAAGACATTTTATATGTTACTGTTTTTGAAGGAAGTGAAGAAGACAATCTTCCTATGGATACTGAAGCTTATGAATTATGGAAGCAATTTATCCCAGAAAATCGAATTTTAAAAGGCAACAAAAAAGATAATTTTTGGGAAATGGGTGATCAAGGACCTTGTGGACCTTGTTCTGAAATTCATGTGGATATTCGTTCAAAAGAGGAAAAATCAAAGATTGATGGCAAAGATTTGGTGAACAATGACCATCCTCAAGTAGTAGAAATTTGGAATTTGGTTTTTATGCAATTCAACCGAAAAGCAGATGGCTCACTTGAAAATTTACCCAATAAACATATTGATACAGGAATGGGTTTTGAGCGTTTGTGCATGGTGTTGCAAGGTGTTCAATCCAATTATGATACTGATGTTTTTACACCAATTATCAGAGAAATTGAAACGATTTCTGATACAAAGTACGGCGTAAATGACAAACAAGATATTGCCATTCGCGTTATTTGCGATCATATAAGAACAGTTGCTTTTTCAATTGCTGATGGCCAATTGCCAAGTAATACTGGTGCAGGCTATGTAATTCGTAGAATTTTAAGACGTGCTGTGCGTTATGGATTTACATTTTTAAACAAAAAAGAACCATTTATTTATAGATTGACGACTGTCTTGAGCGAAAAAATGGGTGTTGCTTTTCCGGAATTGAAAGAGCAAAAACAACTCATTGAAAACGTAATCAAAGAAGAAGAAGCCTCATTTTTAAGAACTTTAGAACAAGGTTTATTGTTATTAGATGGCATTATTTCATCTTCAAAATCAACTCAAATTTCTGGCGAAAAAGCCTTTGAATTGTATGATACATTTGGTTTTCCTATCGATTTAACATCGTTAATTTTAGCCGAAAAAGGATTTACTTTGGACGAAAAAGGATTTCAAGAAGAACTACAAAAACAAAAAAATCGCTCAAGAGCTGCAAGCGAAACTTCTACCGAAGATTGGGTTGTAATTAGAGAAGATGCTTTTGAAGAATTTGTTGGATATGACTATTTAGAAGCCGAAGTTAAAATTACCAAATACCGAAAAGTAACCTCAAAAAAAGACGGAGAATTGTATCAATTGGTGTTCAATTTAACACCTTTTTATCCTGAAGGAGGAGGTCAAGTTGGTGATAAAGGTTTCTTAAAAGATCATCAAGGGGACTTGGTTTACATCATTGATACCAAAAAAGAAAACAACCTTATCATTCACTACACCAAAAATTTACCTTCGCATTTGAATGATGTTTTTCAAGCAGTTGTAAGTAGTGAACATCGAAAATTATCAGCAAGTAATCACTCTGCAACGCATTTATTACATCAAGCATTGCGCAGTATTTTAGGAACGCATGTAGAACAAAAAGGCTCGTTAGTGAAACCAGCTTCTTTGCGTTTTGACTTTTCGCACTTTGCAAAAGTAACTGCGGATGAATTGCGAGATATCGAAAATTTTGTAAATGCACGTATTGAAGGCAAACTTCCTTTGGAAGAAAAAAGAAATATTCCATTAAAACAAGCACTTGAAGACGGAGCAATGGCATTGTTTGGAGAAAAATATGGAGATACAGTTAGAAGTATCAAATTTGGAAAATCAGTAGAACTTTGTGGTGGAATTCATGTGAAAAACACAAGTGATATTTGGCATTTTAAAATTATCTCTGAAGGTGCAGTTGCTGCAGGAATTAGACGTATTGAGGCAATTACCAATGAAGCTGTAAAAAACTTTTATTTTGATACGCATAGCACACTTTCTGAAATTAAAAGTGTTTTGAACAATGCTCAAGAACCCGTTAAAGCTGTTCAAAATTTGCAAGAAGAAAATGCTGATTTGAAAAAACAAATAGAACAATTATTAAAAGAAAAAGCTGCAAACGTTGCTGAAACCATTCAAAATCAATTGCAAGAAATTAGTGGCGTACAATTTTTAGCAACCAAAGTGGATTTAGATGCCAATAGCATTAAAAATATTGCTTTTGGTTTGGGACAAAAACACCAAAATTTATTCTTGGTTTTTGCAACTTCTTCAGGTAATGACAAAGCCATGATTACTTGCTATATATCAAAAGAATTGGCAAAAGAACGCGGTTTTGATGCAGGAAAAGTAGTAAGTGAATTAGGAAAACTGATTCATGGTGGTGGAGGTGGTCAAAATTTCTTTGCCACTGCAGGAGGAAAAAATCCAGGAGGAATTCCAAAAGCATTGGAAAAAGCCAAAGAATATGTAATATAA
- a CDS encoding GSCFA domain-containing protein, with amino-acid sequence MKLQTQIPLQKETKNPINYHSKMVLLGSCFSENIGAKFDYFKFQNLQNPFGIFFHPKAIEKFIQQVISKKVFSENDIFFENERWHCFDAHSSLSSSNKEILLSNLNLEIESTNLALKNATHCFITLGTSWIYRNIETNEIVANCHKIPQKNFTKELLSVAEISASLQNIIAQIQSINPTITIIFTVSPVRHLKDGFVENTQSKAHLIAGIHSVLKGKNGCYFPSYEIMMDELRDYRFYAEDMIHPSKIAIDYIWKKLVTTWFSEDSIPIMNEVDSIQKAMLHRPFHENSEQHRAFLKQVNSKIAEIQKQFTSIQF; translated from the coding sequence ATGAAACTTCAAACGCAAATTCCGCTTCAAAAAGAAACTAAAAACCCAATCAATTACCATTCAAAAATGGTATTGTTGGGTTCTTGTTTTTCTGAAAATATTGGAGCGAAGTTTGACTATTTTAAGTTTCAAAATTTGCAAAATCCGTTCGGAATTTTTTTTCATCCAAAAGCGATTGAAAAGTTCATACAACAAGTTATCTCCAAAAAAGTATTCTCTGAAAACGATATTTTCTTTGAAAATGAGCGTTGGCATTGTTTTGACGCGCATTCTAGTTTGAGTTCTTCAAACAAAGAAATTTTATTATCAAACCTAAATTTAGAGATTGAATCTACAAATTTGGCGCTCAAAAACGCAACTCATTGTTTTATAACTCTAGGAACTTCATGGATTTATAGAAATATTGAAACCAATGAAATTGTAGCAAATTGTCATAAAATTCCTCAAAAAAATTTTACCAAAGAATTGCTTTCTGTAGCTGAAATATCAGCAAGTTTACAAAATATTATTGCCCAAATTCAATCTATAAATCCAACAATTACAATAATTTTTACAGTCTCGCCAGTAAGACATTTAAAGGATGGTTTTGTAGAAAATACTCAAAGCAAAGCGCATTTAATTGCAGGAATTCATTCGGTTTTAAAAGGTAAAAATGGTTGTTATTTTCCTTCTTATGAAATCATGATGGATGAATTGCGCGATTATCGCTTTTATGCAGAAGACATGATTCATCCATCTAAAATTGCCATTGATTATATTTGGAAAAAATTAGTAACTACTTGGTTTTCTGAAGATAGCATTCCTATTATGAATGAAGTTGATAGTATTCAAAAAGCAATGTTACACAGACCTTTTCACGAAAATTCTGAACAACATCGAGCTTTCTTAAAACAAGTAAATTCTAAAATAGCCGAAATTCAAAAACAATTTACTTCAATTCAATTTTAG